The following are encoded in a window of Chloroflexota bacterium genomic DNA:
- a CDS encoding FprA family A-type flavoprotein produces MSAIEIKPGIWWIGVNVRSHDLFEGLWPIPHGVSLNAYLVKGEKTAIVDLVREWSGSSRNFLTQLQSTGTEPKDVDYVILNHLEPDHTEFLQNFRRMAPQAVIISTPKGIEMTKHLFGITEGVKAVEDGEQLNLGGGKKLLFVHTPFVHWPETMMTYELATKVLFSCDAFGGFGVLKGILFDDQVQENDRAFYYDEMLRYYANIVANFSRMVLRAIDKLAGTEVSVIAPSHGLVWRKNPGEVVAHYKKFAEYPTGKAEKGITLLWSSMYGNTKIATDAVMRGIAREQVPMEVFEVPVVDESYILASVFKNRGIVVGAPTYETKLFPPMAHVLDSIVRKNMTNKKAFRYGSYGWSGGAQREFDALAQALKWEQAEPLEFRGAPTPEDLLKAEELAAAFARSIREEA; encoded by the coding sequence ATGAGCGCAATAGAAATCAAGCCAGGCATCTGGTGGATTGGCGTGAATGTGAGATCACACGACCTATTCGAGGGTCTTTGGCCCATTCCCCATGGTGTATCTCTCAATGCTTACTTGGTGAAAGGCGAGAAGACAGCCATTGTGGACCTGGTGCGTGAATGGAGCGGCAGTTCGCGCAACTTTCTCACCCAGTTGCAATCCACTGGCACTGAGCCAAAAGACGTTGACTATGTCATCTTGAATCACCTGGAGCCAGATCACACAGAGTTTCTGCAGAACTTTCGACGGATGGCTCCGCAGGCCGTAATTATCTCCACGCCCAAGGGAATAGAGATGACCAAGCATCTCTTTGGCATCACGGAAGGGGTAAAGGCAGTGGAAGATGGCGAGCAACTTAACCTCGGCGGTGGCAAGAAGTTGCTTTTTGTCCATACGCCTTTTGTCCATTGGCCTGAGACCATGATGACCTACGAACTCGCAACGAAAGTGCTGTTCTCATGCGATGCATTCGGTGGCTTTGGGGTGCTAAAAGGTATTCTCTTTGACGACCAAGTCCAGGAGAATGACCGGGCTTTCTATTACGATGAAATGCTGCGTTACTACGCCAACATCGTGGCGAACTTTTCGCGCATGGTGCTGCGCGCTATTGATAAGTTGGCAGGTACAGAGGTCTCGGTAATTGCCCCCTCCCACGGTCTGGTCTGGCGCAAAAATCCAGGCGAAGTCGTCGCTCATTACAAGAAATTCGCCGAGTACCCCACTGGCAAAGCCGAAAAAGGCATCACCCTACTCTGGAGCAGCATGTATGGCAATACTAAGATTGCTACCGACGCCGTAATGCGTGGCATTGCCCGGGAGCAGGTGCCGATGGAGGTCTTCGAAGTACCAGTGGTGGATGAATCCTATATTCTGGCTTCGGTTTTCAAGAACAGGGGTATTGTGGTGGGAGCACCAACCTATGAGACCAAACTTTTCCCCCCAATGGCGCATGTTTTAGACAGTATAGTGCGCAAGAACATGACCAATAAAAAAGCATTCCGTTATGGTTCGTATGGATGGTCTGGCGGAGCACAGCGCGAGTTCGACGCTCTGGCTCAGGCTTTGAAATGGGAACAAGCCGAGCCGCTGGAATTTCGGGGCGCACCGACGCCTGAGGATCTGTTAAAAGCGGAGGAACTAGCGGCTGCTTTTGCCAGGAGCATACGTGAAGAGGCATAA
- a CDS encoding DUF438 domain-containing protein: MGEYINNRRYRHETLKRLIRELHEGRDLTEIKEEFRKLIKDVSATEIAQMEQALIAEGIPSEQIKELCDIHVQVFRESLDKQVPPEMMPGHPVHTFRAENKAIAQVVEDLQQRIQQIASAQTIDAAGELVQLARESLDKLMQVNKHYLRKENLLFPYLEKHGFYGPSSVMWAIHDDIRAQLKELQQVLTNYRNYELTALVTAIERIATPLTTAITEMIYKEENILYPAALERLSDAEWLEIKKQSAELGYCLIEPGDEWPQAKEPVSAEARPAEAQAYPDILPLDTGSLTPREINLLLKHLPVDITFVDKDDTVRYFSQTPERIFPRAKAIIGRKVQNCHPPASIHVVNRILDDFRQGKQDVAEFWIQMKGRFVHIRYFAVRDESGEYVGTMEVTQDITRIRELTGERRILDD; encoded by the coding sequence ATGGGCGAATACATCAATAACCGTCGGTATCGGCATGAGACGCTTAAGCGACTCATTCGAGAACTGCATGAAGGGCGAGACCTAACGGAGATAAAAGAAGAATTCCGCAAGTTAATAAAGGATGTCAGTGCAACGGAAATTGCGCAGATGGAACAGGCTCTTATCGCGGAAGGGATCCCGAGCGAGCAGATTAAGGAACTCTGCGATATCCATGTGCAGGTGTTCCGCGAGTCGTTGGATAAGCAAGTGCCCCCAGAAATGATGCCAGGGCATCCTGTGCACACCTTCCGTGCTGAGAATAAGGCCATAGCCCAAGTAGTAGAGGACCTCCAACAGAGAATTCAGCAAATAGCCTCAGCCCAAACGATAGATGCAGCAGGTGAACTCGTGCAACTCGCACGCGAAAGCCTAGACAAATTGATGCAGGTGAACAAGCACTATTTACGCAAGGAGAACCTGCTTTTCCCTTATCTGGAGAAGCATGGTTTCTATGGGCCATCGTCAGTCATGTGGGCAATTCATGACGACATCCGAGCCCAACTTAAAGAGCTACAGCAGGTACTGACGAATTACAGGAATTATGAACTCACTGCGCTGGTGACAGCCATTGAGCGGATAGCCACTCCTCTGACCACTGCCATTACAGAGATGATCTACAAAGAGGAGAACATCCTATACCCCGCAGCATTGGAAAGGTTATCGGACGCAGAGTGGCTGGAAATCAAGAAGCAAAGTGCGGAGTTAGGGTATTGTCTAATCGAACCAGGAGACGAATGGCCGCAAGCCAAAGAGCCAGTTTCGGCGGAAGCACGCCCTGCCGAAGCCCAGGCATACCCAGACATTTTACCCTTGGACACCGGCAGTTTGACGCCTCGGGAGATCAACCTGTTGCTAAAGCACCTGCCAGTGGACATCACTTTTGTGGATAAAGATGACACTGTAAGGTATTTTTCGCAGACCCCAGAGCGTATCTTTCCACGAGCCAAAGCCATCATCGGCCGCAAAGTTCAGAACTGCCACCCTCCAGCCAGCATACACGTGGTAAATCGCATTCTGGACGATTTTAGACAAGGCAAGCAGGACGTAGCCGAGTTCTGGATCCAGATGAAAGGCAGGTTTGTACACATTCGCTACTTCGCAGTGCGTGACGAAAGCGGCGAATATGTGGGTACAATGGAAGTAACACAGGATATCACGCGGATCCGCGAACTAACTGGTGAGCGGCGGATTTTGGATGACTAG
- a CDS encoding ferric reductase-like transmembrane domain-containing protein, whose amino-acid sequence MKKTVWRRLIYIGLALWTGLMLYTLYSIPAPALAMIVRATALFAYTAVFLAIISSEYMREMRDLFGRPFLVVHHILAVAGLVLMGLHAVLYALLTRRLAVFLPRFDSLRLFLSLGGRPALYLFIIATLAAVWRRNIKNTWKLLHWLNYLAFALAFTHSWLIGTDVSTPLLRFVWAVLSGIVLVVFIRKRLLYRKR is encoded by the coding sequence ATGAAGAAAACCGTTTGGCGTAGGCTTATCTACATAGGACTCGCCTTGTGGACGGGGCTGATGCTTTACACGCTTTACAGTATTCCAGCGCCTGCACTGGCAATGATAGTGCGAGCTACTGCCTTGTTTGCCTATACAGCTGTGTTTTTAGCCATTATTTCGAGCGAGTACATGCGTGAAATGCGCGACCTTTTTGGCAGACCTTTCCTTGTTGTGCATCACATTCTAGCTGTAGCAGGGTTGGTACTCATGGGCCTACACGCTGTGTTGTATGCCCTGCTAACGCGTCGTTTGGCAGTTTTCCTGCCTCGTTTTGATTCCCTGCGCCTTTTCCTCTCGCTGGGGGGTCGCCCTGCGCTATATCTCTTCATCATCGCTACATTGGCTGCAGTGTGGCGCAGGAATATCAAGAATACCTGGAAACTGCTCCACTGGCTTAACTATCTTGCTTTTGCGTTAGCCTTCACCCACTCTTGGCTGATCGGTACAGATGTCTCCACTCCACTACTGCGGTTCGTCTGGGCTGTGCTCAGCGGCATTGTCTTGGTAGTTTTCATACGGAAGCGACTTTTATACAGGAAACGCTAA